tgtttcctttattttcaataaaatgtATTACTAGCGGTGATTACACAAATCAAAACTGGAAGATAAATCAGGAAAGATTTTTTGATTTCGTTGTCGAAAAATAATGGACTAAAGAACGTACAGAATCAAAATATAGTGCCAGCTATATAAcgcatttattattttaatactgatAACGATGTCGTCTAGCCATTTTGGCCCTAACGAAAATAATACGGACCAGATAAGTGTAGCGTCTATCTTCTTCTATGAGATAAACGACGAAAGGGTGTCCAATTATTTTTCACTCAAGTTCTTGTATCTTTCTTTGGTACCAAATGTCTTTTTACACGTTATAACGACATACCCTATTTGTGCTCCACGTCTCTTCATCACATGTCTTTGTATGTAAATGGTCCATATGACCATATCTATTCTGCATTTTCCAACGACCCATGTGTATATGTTCATACAGTTTCCATGATATTTGTCCTTTcaagtatatatgattttttacaaGATCAAATCTTTCTGTTATGCACATGGTCATTACTTGATTCTTTGTCTATTTTTAGTAATATTGGTACCTATATAGTTCATTCAAATTCAAATGTCTATATATCATTGTTAATGACGAagattgatttattttgtatgaCATTAAATGAATTGAAGGTATTAGCACCATTGCCTATTGGATTTTCCGTGTTCATGGTTCATTTAGCTACTATCCCAATTACTGGCACCGGAATTAATCCAGCTAGGAGTTTTGGAGCTGCCGTCATCTATAACAATAAAAAGGCTTGGGATGATCAGGTTCTTATTTTTACCATCTATTACTCGTTCTTGCTCCTTCTTATTTTTACCATCTATTACTCGTTCTTGCTCCTTAGTCCTTAGATCAACTTATTAATGagcattttgtttttcaattacAGTGGATATTCTGGGTCGGTCCATTTGTGGGTGCAGCCATTGCAGCATTTTACCATCAGTTTGTGTTGAGAGCTGGTGCTATGAAGGCCTATGGGTCAGTGAGAAGCCAACTTCACGAGCTTCAcgcttgattttgatttttcaatctATCGAAGAGGTGAAGAATCTTTGGACCAGGACAAAAGGAGAAAGGAAAAATGGGGACCCAAatcatataaagaaaatatgaatatttcGGTGAGTGACATTGTAGTGTGTCTTATTTGTGGCTTTGATGGGAGGTTTGAGTGTAACAATTTGTACCATACAAGCCTTCGTGTGAATGTATGTGTTATTTGATgcatatgatatttttatttcctcTACTTAATTATCAATGCTTCTATATCTTTGATCCATCATCACTATAACTTTCTATACACAACTTGATACGTCactaaagaaaaatgaattgtGTCACTTATTCTACATATTGATGCAAATGAATTTGTATCCCTTAACACTTATGtaattgattttggaaatagtgatgcaaagttttgataattttcacattgctttaatattttgtgtcattatatatttttatttgtttttgtgaacattttctataattatttcattattcttttgtcatatattattcttcaaaattttgaattagtAGTTATCTGCATATGCATATtcctttttaaattttaattatagtttatacTGTTGTTATAATGATGTTACTACGCCTATTGTTTCTTCATTATCATTGTACATACATGATAATGAAGAAAGAGTATATTAATTCGGAAGTAGATTTGGTATATTAATTCGGAAGTAGGTTTAGTAAagtaatgttttatttataaattttattacataattaaatatttgccatttgaataaatatcaaaactagaaaaaatattatttgtaatatctaaaaaatatattttaataattttaaaagaaaatagtatACATACCCTTGCCATTATAAGAATCTAGAAGCTAATGTTGCTCTTCTTGAAGGGCTTGTAGAGAATTGGAAGGAATATTCCCCAAAACTAGCAAGACATGGTCATGCGCTATCATCGCAAGTAGCTATCCACACTGAATGCATATTCTCTATTTCTTTAAGATTAGCTGGAGAAGGTACTATTAGTAACAAACCAAACTTTGATGAGAAGAATCCTTGAGTTTTTTCTCTGCTTCCCTCTCTCAAATAGAATTCTATATTTTGTAGCCATTGTTTCAGGAAATCCTGTTGTAGCCAAGGAAGCTACAACGATCGCTATCTGGTCTCTGACTGAAAATGGAGATTGCTGGGATCACTGGAACAATCTGTACAAAGAGAATCTAGAAGCTAGTGTTGCTCTTCTTAGAAAGCTTGTAAACGAGTGGAAGGATCATTCCCTCAAACTACTATCATCACCGAGTGTTGGTCTCACTCTCAGTCGAACTATGAAGAGCTTCTGGCTAAAAGTAATGCTCCTTAGCTAATCTTATTTAACCCTCCATTATATTTAGTTGTAATTTCGTATCTCATACCTAACCTATGATTGTTCTAATCTTAGAACAAAAAAGCTATCACTGAAGGAGGAGCAAACTCTTCTCTTCACGAAGAAGCTGACGAGTACTTGACTTCAAAGTGATCTCGGGAAGACTTTGCCGTGGAAGTGGCTGGCAATTTACTGCAGTGGTTTTAGCTGCGGTAGTTGTTCTAGCTTTGCTGAACAAGCTACTAAACTAATTGGATGTAGAAACTGGATTTCCgaaatgaatttgtttatgggggaaaacaaattcagtaagGAAAACTCTCTTAGAAAACTAATCTAGGCTTTGATATtagaagaattagggtttttattgctgagaacaagaagagaactcaataattgtattcaataatcgatgccttacaatggagaagtcctTCCCCCTTTATACATATTCATGAATCgtacaatatattaactttccttatcNNNNNNNNNNNNNNNNNNNNNNNNNNNNNNNNNNNNNNNNNNNNNNNNNNNNNNNNNNNNNNNNNNNNNNNNNNNNNNNNNNNNNNNNNNNNNNNNNNNNNNNNNNNNNNNNNNNNNNNNNNNNNNNNNNNNNNNNNNNNNNNNNNNNNNNNNNNNNNNNNNNNNNNNNNNNNNNNNNNNNNNNNNNNNNNNNNNNNNNNNNNNNNNNNNNNNNNNNNNNNNNNNNNNNNNNNNNNNNNNNNNNNNNNNNNNNNNNNNNNNNNNNNNNNNNNNNNNNNNNNNNNNNNNNNNNNNNNNNNNNNNNNNNNNNNNNNNNNNNNNNNNNNNNNNNNNNNNNNNNNNNNNNNNNNNNNNNNNNNNNNNNNNNNNNNNNNNNNNNNNNNNNNNNNNNNNNNNNNNNNNNNNNNNNNNNNNNNNNNNNNNNNNNNNNNNNNNNNNNNNNNNNNNNNNNNNNNNNNNNNNNNNNNNNNNNNNNNNNNNNNNNNNNNNNNNNNNNNNNNNNNNNNNNNNNNNNNNNNNNNNNNNNNNNNNNNNNNNNNNNNNNNNNNNNNNNNNNNNNNNNNNNNNNNNNNNNNNNNNNNNNNNNNNNNNNNNNNNNNNNNNNNNNNNNNNNNNNNNNNNNNNNNNNNNNNNNNNNNNNNNNNNNNNNNNNNNNNNNNNNNNNNNNNNNNNNNNNNNNNNNNNNNNNNNNNNNNNNNNNNNNNNNNNNNNNNNNNNNNNNNNNNNNNNNNNNNNNNNNNNNNNNNNNNNNNNNNNNNNNNNNNNNNNNNNNNNNNNNNNNNNNNNNNNNNNNNNNNNNNNNNNNNNNNNNNNNNNNNNNNNNNNNNNNNNNNNNNNNNNNNNNNNNNNNNNNNNNNNNNNNNNNNNNNNNNNNNNNNNNNNNNNNNNNNNNNNNNNNNNNNNNNNNNNNNNNNNNNNNNNNNNNNNNNNNNNNNNNNNNNNNNNNNNNNNNNNNNNNNNNNNNNNNNNNNNNNNNNNNNNNNNNNNNNNNNNNNNNNNNNNNNNNNNNNNNNNNNNNNNNNNNNNNNNNNNNNNNNNNNNNNNNNNNNNNNNNNNNNNNNNNNNNNNNNNNNNNNNNNNNNNNNNNNNNNNNNNNNNNNNNNNNNNNNNNNNNNNNNNNNNNNNNNNNNNNNNNNNNNNNNNNNNNNNNNNNNNNNNNNNNNNNNNNNNNNNNNNNNNNNNNNNNNNNNNNNNNNNNNNNNN
The sequence above is drawn from the Camelina sativa cultivar DH55 chromosome 4, Cs, whole genome shotgun sequence genome and encodes:
- the LOC104782356 gene encoding uncharacterized protein LOC104782356, giving the protein MRRILEFFLCFPLSNRILYFVAIVSGNPVVAKEATTIAIWSLTENGDCWDHWNNLYKENLEASVALLRKLVNEWKDHSLKLLSSPSVGLTLSRTMKSFWLKNKKAITEGGANSSLHEEADEYLTSK